The sequence below is a genomic window from Kitasatospora kifunensis.
TGTCTTCGTCGGCTTCACGATCTGCCAGGTCGGCATGGTCAAGCACTGGTTCCTGGAGCGCGGTGCGGGCTGGCGCGGCCGGGCGGTACTGAACGGCTTCGGCGCGCTGCTGACCGGCGTCGCCACCCTGGTGGTCACCGGCACCAAGTTCACCGAGGGCGCCTGGGGCATCGTGGTGGCGCTGCCGCTGCTGGTGCTGCTCTTCGAACTGGTGCACAGGGCGTACGGGCGGATCGGCGCGCGTCTTGAGCTGGGCCGGGTGCCCGGCCCGGTGACCCGGCAGCGCTCGCTGGTGGTGGTCCCGGTGACGGTGATCTCGCGGCTGACCCGGGAGGCGCTGTCCACCGCGGTCTCGCTCGGCGACGAGGTGCTCGCGGTGACCGTGGTGCCGACCGAACCGGACGCCGAGGACCGGCAGAGCGTGGAGGCGCTGCGCCGGGACTGGGAGCTGTGGCAGCCGGGCGTGCCGCTGATCGAGGTCAAGGACGCGCACCGACGGTTGGGCCGGCCGCTGGTCGGCTTCGTCAACGGCCTGTCCGGCCAGGCGCACGGCAAGGTCGGCGAGGACGGCTACGAGGGCTTCGACGGCTTCGACCGGATCACCGTGCTGATCGCGGAGGTCGAACCGGTGCACTTCTGGCAGCGGGCGCTGCAGAACCAGCGCGGTGTGCTGATCGACCGCGCGCTGCGCCGGGGCACCGACGCGGTGGTCTGCCGCCTGCGGCTGCGGATGTAGCGCACGGCCCTGGAGCAGGAAGCAAGCAGGAAGTGCGAAGCGCCCGGCGGGGACCCCCGCCGGGCGCTTCTCGTCCGTCTGGAATACAGGACCCGCTACCTGCGGTTGCAAGGTTCAACGGCGCCCTTGAGCCTACGAACAGAGCTGAAACATCACGATTAGCCTATATAACAGGTAACGGCTCGATATTTGCTGCGCCCTTAACGCCGCGTCTTAACGCCATCAATACGCCCGCCCGTCCCCGACACCACCCCTCCTGGCCTGCGGAAACGCTGGCGAACGTCGAATGGCGAAGGCCCTTGGCCCCCCGCGAGTCGCCCATTGCCTATACGCGTGGGGCGCATACGCTCGCGCTTGTGTTCAACGTGCCCTCGGCGCTCAAGCGCCTCGTGATCGGTAAGGCCATGCGCAGCGAGGAGCTGGGCGAGACGCTGCTCCCCAAGCGGCTGGCCCTGCCGATCTTCGCTTCCGACCCGCTCTCCTCGGTGGCCTACGCCACCGAGGAGATCCTGCTGGTGCTCACCGTCGGCGGCACCGCCTTCCTCTACCTCACCCCGTGGATCGCGGCCGGGGTGGTGGCGCTGATGGCGGTGGTGGTGCTCTCCTACCGGCAGGTCGTGCACGCCTACCCGGATGGCGGCGGCTCGTACGAGGTGGTCACGCAGAACCTCGGCGCCAGGTCCGGGCTGGTGGTGGCCGCCTCGCTGATGGTCGACTACGTGATGACCGTCGCGGTCTCGGTCGCCTCCGGCGTGGACAACATCATCTCGGCCTTCCCGAGCATCGGTGACGCCCGGGTGCCGATGGCCTGCGGCTTCGTCGCCCTGCTGGCCGCGATGAACCTGCGCGGTGTCCGCGAGTCGGGCAAGGCCTTCGCGGCGCCGACGTACATGTTCATCTTCGGCATCCTGCTGATGGTGATCACCGGCTTCATCAAGATGGCCTTCGGGCACACGCCGGTGGCCTCCAGTGCCCACTACGCGATCATGCCCACCGACCACAACGGGACCCTGGCCGGGATCGCGCTGCTGATGCTGGGTCTGAAGGCCTTCGCCTCCGGCTGTACCGCGCTGACCGGTGTCGAGGCGATCTCCAACGGCGTGCCGGCCTTCCGAAAGCCCAAGTCGAAGAACGCGGCCACCACGATGGCCGTCATGGGCATCACCGCCGTGGTGATGTTCGTCGGCATCACCGCGCTGGCGCTGGTCGCCAAGGTGCACAAGACCACCGACACCTGCCAGTTGGTGGGCTACCCGGGCGACTGCCACACCGCCTCGCAGCCCACCGTGATCGCGCAGCTGGCCTCCTCGATCTTCGGTGGGGACCACAGCGTCCTCTTCTACTTCATCCAGGCAGCCACCGCTCTGGTGCTGATCCTGGCCGCCAACACCGCCTTCAACGGGTTCCCGCTGCTCGCCTCGATCCTGGCCCAGCACCGCTACCTGCCCCGGCAGTTCCACACCCGCGGCGACCGCCTCGCCTTCTCCAACGGCATCATCGCGCTGGCCGTGGTGAACATCCTGCTGCTCTGGGGCTACAAGGCGAACGTCTCCAACCTGATCCACCTGTACATCCTGGGCGTGTTCACCTCCTTCACGCTCTCCCAGATCGGCATGGTGCGGCACTGGAACGAGGTGCTCGGCACCACGAGCGACCCGTCGGTGCGGGCCCGCGCGCAGCGCTCCCGGGTGATCAACGCCTTCGGCGCCTGCGTCACCGGCCTGGTCTTCGTGATCGTCATGGCCACCAAGTTCCTTGAGGGCGCCTGGCTCGCGGTGCTCGCCGCGATCGTGCTCTTCACGATGATGCGCGGCATCCGCCGTCACTACGACGCGGTCGCCGAGGAGTTGACGGTGGACGACCCGCACGCCGAGGCGGTGCGCCCGTCCAAGGTGCACGGCATCGTGCTGGTCTCCAAGGTGCACAAGCCCACCCTGCGGGCGTTGGGCTACGCCGAGGCTTTCCGCCCCGACACCCTGGAGGCGGTCAGCGTCGCGGTGGAGAAGGAGTCCATCGACGAACTCAAGGAGCAGTGGAACGAGTTCGACATCCGGGTGCCGCTCAAGGTGCTGGACTCGCCCTACCGTGAGATCACCAAGCCGGTGGTGGCCTACGTCCGTTCGGTGCGCCGCACCAGCCCCCGGGACGCCGTCGCGGTCTTCATCCCGGAGTACGTGGTGGGCCACTGGTGGGAGCACTTCCTGCACAACCAGTCCGCGCTCTGGCTCAAGAGCCGACTGCTCTTCACCCCCGGCGTGATGGTGATCAGCGTGCCCTGGCAGCTCTCCTCGGCGCCGCGTGCCGACCACCCGGCGCGCCGGGGGCCCGGTGCGATGCGCCGCGGCGAGCCGGCCGCCAAGAACCGCAGCAAGGAGCGCGACAAGATCGTCGCGCCGGAGAACGTGTAGCCGAAGAGCGCGTAGTGGCTGTGCCGGAGAGCGGGTAGCCGGCGTTAGCGGCCGAGCGGGCCCCGGGCGGACCAATGGTCCCCCGGGGCCCGCTCGTTTCCCGAGAAGCGCGCGCCCACCGCCGCCATCCCCGCGCCCACCGCGGCCGTCCTCACCCCAGCTCGTGCCCGCCCCACCCCGGCCCGTTGCCGCCGTGTTATCGCCCCGTGATCGCCCCTCGACGCGCCGTATGGAGGCCGTCAACAACACCGCTGCGCCCGTATGGAGGGCGTCAAGAATCGCTGACGCGCCCCGAACGCACGGTTTGCTACTCGGGCCGGTCTGCCGCCGGTGTCGTGTGGAGCCGCCCGGCCGCCCACGGCCAGGTTCCTGAAGCAACTGGTGGAGCTCATGCTCGATCTCGTCTTCGTCGGCCTCACGATCGTCGTGTTCGCCGTGCTCGCCCTGATCGCGAAGGGGGTGGAGAAGCTGTGAGCGTCGAGAATCTCGCAGGTCTCATCGTCGCTGTCGTCCTCGTCGGCTACCTCGTCGTGGCGTTGATCTACCCGGAGAAGTTCTGACATGAGCTCCACTCTCGCGGGCTGGCTGCAGGCCCTCGCCCTGGTGGGCGCCTTGGCCCTGTGCTACCGGCCGTTGGGCGACTACATCGCCAAGCTCCTCACCACCGCCAAGCACCTTCGGGTCGAGCGCGGCATCTACAAGGTCATCGGGGTCGACGGTGATGCCGACCAGCGTTGGCCGTCCTACCTCCGCTCGGTGCTGGCCTTCTCGGTCGTCGGCATCCTCTTCCTCTACGGCCTGCAGCGGGTCCAGAACCACCTGATGCTCAGCCTCGGCTTCAAGGCCGTCGGTCAGCACAGCGCCTGGAACACCGCCATCTCCTTCGTGACCAACACGAACTGGCAGGACTACAGCGGCGAGGCCACCCTGGGCCACGTGGTCCAGATGAGCGGCCTGGCGGTGCAGAACTTCGTCTCCGCCGCCGTCGGCATCGCGGTGGTGGCCACCCTGATCCGCGGCTTCACGCGCAGCAAGACCGACCGGGTCGGCAACTTCTGGGTGGACCTCACCCGGATCAACCTGCGCCTGCTGCTGCCGCTGTCGATCGTCTTCGCGCTGGTCCTGGTCAGCCAGGGCCTGATCCAGAACTTCCACGGCTTCCACGACATCACCACGATCACCGGCGACACCCAGTCGATCCCCGGCGGCCCGGTGGCCTCGCAGGAGGTCATCAAGGAGCTGGGCACCAACGGTGGTGGCTTCTTCGGCGCCAACTCGGCCCACCCGTTCGAGAACGCGACCGGTTTCACCAACTGGCTGGAGATCTTCCTGCTGCTGGTGATCTCCTTCTCGCTGCCGCGCACCTTCGGCAAGATGGTCGGCGACAACCGCCAGGGCTACGCGATCGTCTCCGTGATGGCGCTGTTCTGGACGGCCTCGGCCGCGCTGATGACCTTCTTCGAGACCCACGGCGGCGGCGTTGCCCTGAAGGCTGCCGGTGCCGCGATGGAGGGCAAGGAGGTCCGCTTCGGAGTCTGGGCCACCAGCCTCTTCGCCTCCTCCACCACGCTGACCTCCACCGGTGCGGTCGACGGTGCGCATGACTCGCTCACCCCGGGCGGCGGTGGCGTGGCGCTCTTCGACATGATGCTCGGTGAGATCGCTCCCGGTGGTACCGGCTCCGGCCTCTACGGCATGCTGGTGCTGGCCATCGTGGCGGTCTTCGTCGCCGGTCTGATGGTCGGCCGCACGCCCGAGTACCTGGGCAAGAAGCTCGGCGGCCGGGAGATGAAGTTCGCCTCCCTCTACATCCTCACCACCCCGGCGATCGTGCTGATCGGCACCGGTCTGGCGATGGCGCTGGGCGGCGAGCGGGCCAACATGGGCAACGACGGCGCCCACGGCTTCTCCGAGGTGCTCTACGCCTTCACGTCAGCGGCGAACAACAACGGGTCCGCCTTCGGCGGCCTGACGGTGACCTCGCCCTGGTGGGACACCGCGCTCGGCCTCGCGATGGTCTTCGGCCGATTCCTGCCGATCATCTTCGTGCTGGCGCTGTCGGGTTCGCTCGCGCAGCAGCAGCCGGTCCCCGCCACCAAGGGCACCCTGCCCACTCACAAGCCTCTCTTCGTGGGCCTGCTGTCGGGCGTTGTCCTGATCGTGGTTGGCCTCACCTACTTCCCGGCCCTGGCTCTCGGGCCGATCGCGGAAGGTCTGCACTGATGTCGTCCACCCTTACTCCCGCTCCCGTCGACCAGGCGCAGGCTGCCGAGCAGCCGCACCGCGTCTCGTCCGGCCTGCTCGACCCCAAGCTGATCATCGCCTCCCTGCCGGACGCGGTGAAGAAGCTCGACCCGCGGGTCATGATCAAGAACCCGGTCATGTTCGTGGTCGAGGTCGGCTCGGTGGTCACCACCATCGACGCGATCGCCAAGCCCTCGGTCTTCGCCTGGGCGATCACCGTCTGGCTCTGGCTCACGGTGATCTTCGCCAACCTGGCCGAGGCCGTGGCCGAGGGCCGCGGCAAGGCGCAGGCCGACACGCTGCGCCGCACCAAGACCGAGACGATGGCCCGCCGCCTCGTCAACTGGCCCACCTCGCAGGCCGAGGAGGAGGTGGCCGGCACCGAGCTGCGGCTCGGCGACCACGTGGTGGTCGAGGCCGGCCAGATCATCCCCGGCGACGGTGACGTGGTCGAGGGCGTCGCCAGCGTCGACGAGTCGGCGATCACCGGCGAGTCCGCGCCGGTGATCCGCGAGTCCGGCGGTGACCGCAGCGCGGTCACCGGTGGCACCAAGGTGCTCTCCGACAAGATCGTGGTGAAGATCGCCTCGGAGCCCGGCAAGTCCTTCATCGACCGGATGATCGCCCTGGTCGAGGGCGCCGCCCGGCAGAAGACGCCGAACGAGATCGCGCTCAACATCCTGCTGGCCTCGCTGACCATCGTCTTCCTGGTCACCGTCGCCGCGCTGCAGCCGATGGCCGCCTTCGCCGGCGCCCCGCAGACCCTGATCGTCCTGGTCTCGCTGGTCGTCGCGCTGATCCCGACCACGATCGGCGCGCTGCTCTCCGCGATCGGCATCGCCGGTATGGACCGCCTGGTGCAGCGCAACGTGCTGGCCATGTCGGGCCGTGCGGTCGAGGCCGCCGGTGACGTCAACACCCTGCTGCTGGACAAGACCGGCACCATCACCCTGGGCAACCGCCAGGCCGCCGAGTTCCTGCCCGCCACCGGCGTGGAGTCCGACGAGCTCGCCGACGCCGCGCAGCTCTCCAGCCTGGCCGACGAGACCCCCGAGGGTCGCTCGATCGTGGTGCTGGCCAAGACCGAGTACGGTCTGCGGGCCCGCGCCCAGGGCGAGCTGACCAACGCCACCTGGGTCCCGTTCACCGCCCAGACCCGCATGTCGGGTGTGGACCTGGACGAGGCCGACGGCATCCACTCGGTGCGCAAGGGCGCGGCCGGCTCGGTCACCCGCTGGGTCGCCGAGAACGGCGGCACGGTCGGCGACGACATCGCGCAGCTGGTCGACGGCATCTCCGCCGCCGGTGGCACCCCGCTGGTGGTGGCCAACAAGATCGGCAACGCTCCGGCTCGCGCACTTGGGGTCATCTACCTCAAGGACGTGGTCAAGGAGGGCATGAAGGAGCGCTTCGACGAGCTCCGCCGGATGGGCATCAAGACCATCATGATCACGGGCGACAACCCGCTGACCGCCAAGGCGATCGCGGAAGAGGCCGGCGTGGACGACTTCCTCGCCGAGGCCACGCCCGAGGACAAGATGGCCCTGATCAAGAAGGAGCAGGAGGGTGGCAAGCTGGTCGCGATGACCGGTGACGGCACCAACGACGCTCCGGCGCTGGCCCAGGCCGACGTGGGTGTGGCGATGAACACCGGCACCATGGCGGCCAAGGAGGCCGGCAACATGGTGGACCTGGACTCCAACCCCACCAAGCTGATCGAGATCGTCGAGATCGGCAAGCAGCTGCTCATCACCCGCGGCGCGCTCACCACCTTCTCGATCGCCAACGACGTCGCGAAGTACTTCGCGATCATCCCGGCGATGTTCGCCTCGGTCTACCCGGGCCTGCAGCACCTCAACATCATGGATCTGCACAGCCCGAAGTCCGCGATCACCTCGGCGATCATCTTCAACGCCCTGGTCATCATCGGCCTCATCCCGCTCGCCCTGCGCGGTGTGAAGTACCGTCCTTCCGACGCCAGTTCGCTGCTCCGCCGGAACATCGGGGTCTACGGCTTCGGCGGTCTGATCGTGCCGTTCATCGGTATCAAGCTGATCGACCTCGTCGTCCAGTTCATCCCCGGTCTGCGCTGAGAAACGACAGGAAGCTCCCATGTCCAAGCCACTGCCCACCTCGGTGCGCACCCACTTCTCCGCCCTGCGGATGCTGCTGGTCCTGACGGTGATCCTCGGCATCGCCTACCCGCTGCTGGTCACCGGCATCAGCCAGGTCGCCTTCTCGCAGAAGGCCAACGGCTCGATCGTCAAGGACGCCGGCGGCAAGGAGATCGGCTCCAGCCTGCTGGGCCAGAACTACAACCTGCCCAAGAAGGACCCGAACGACCCGAAGGAGGTGGCGCAGCCGGACCCGAAGTTCTTCCAGCCCCGCCCCTCCGCCGCGGGCTACGACCCGCACGGCTCGGCGGCCACCAACCTGGGCCCGAACAGCGACACCCTGCTGAAGTCGGTCAACGACGCCCGCGCCGCGATCGCCGCCTTCGACGGCGTCGACCCGGCCAGCGTGCCGGCCGACGCGGTCACCTCCTCCGGCTCCGGCCTGGACCCGGACATCTCGGTGGCCTACGCCAACGAGCAGGTCGACCGGGTGGCCAAGGCCCGCAACGTGTCCGTCGACGCGGTCAAGGCACTGGTCAGCAAGTACACCGACGGCCGCTCGTTGGGCTTCCTCGGCAACCCCGGCGTTAACGTTGTCCTGCTCAACAACGCTGTCAACGAGCTGAAGTGACGAACTATCTGATCGAGTGACCGGACCGGCCCGTGCGGGGAGTGCCCCGCACGGGCCGGTCCGGCCTGTCTCTGCCCACCTTTCGTGAAGAGAGAAGAAGCCCCCCATGGCTCGCGATCTCGCCTCCGCCGCCCCGCCACGGCGCGGCCGGCTGCGGGTGTACCTCGGCTCGGCCCCCGGCGTCGGCAAGACCTACCGGATGCTGGACGAGGCCCGACGCAGACAGGAGCGCGGCGCGGACGTCGTGGTGGGCTACATCGAGTGCCACGGCCGCAAGCACACCGAGTCCATGCTGCAGGGCCTGGACGTGATGCCCCGGCTGCACCGCAGCTACCGGGGCACCGAGTTCACCGAGATGAACGTCGAGGCGGTGCTGGAACGGCGCCCCGCGGTGGTCCTGGTGGACGAGCTCGCGCACACCAACATCCCCGGCGGCAAGAACGCCAAGCGCTGGCAGGACGTCGAGGACCTGCTGGCGGCCGGCCTGGACGTGATCACCACGGTCAACATCCAGCACCTGGAGAGCCTCAACGACGTCGTCCAGAAGATCACCGGCACCCCGCAGCGGGAGACGGTGCCGGACGAGGTCGTGCGCCGGGCCGACCAGATCGAACTCGTCGACATGGCCCCGCAGGCGCTGCGCCGCCGTATGGCCCATGGCAACGTCTACAAGGCCGAGAAGGTGGACGCCGCGCTCTCCAACTACTTCCGGGTCGGCAACCTGACGGCGCTGCGGGAACTGGCCCTGCTCTGGGTGGCCGGGCGGGTCGACGAGGGCCTGCGCGACTACCGGGCCGAGCACAACATCGACCGGGTCTGGGAGACCCGGGAGCGGGTGGTGGTCGCGCTCACCGGCGGCCCCGAGGGCGAGACGCTGATCCGGCGCGCCGCCCGGATCGCCGACCGCACCGCGGCGGGTCAGATGCTGGCCGTGCACGTCACCCGCAGCGACGGCCTGGCCGGCGCCTCGCCCGGCGCGCTGGCCAACCAGCGCCGCCTGGTGGAGACGCTCGGCGGCAGCTACCACGTGGTGGTCGGTGACGACATCCCGAGCGCGCTGCTCGGCTTCGCCCGCGCCAACGACGCCACCCAGCTGGTGCTCGGCACCAGCCGGCGCGGCCGGGTGGCCCGCTTCCTGACCGGTCCCGGGATCGGCGAGACCACGGTCGACGAGTCCGAGGACATCGACGTCCACATGGTCACCCACGAGTTCACCGGGCGCGGCCGGCTGCCCAAGCTGGGCCGACGGCACTCCCGGCGGCGCACGGTGGCCGGCTTCACCCTGGGCGCACTGCTGCCCTTCGGCCTGACCGCCGTGCTCTCCCAACTGCACGGCACGCTCAACCTGACCACGGACGCGCTGCTCTTCCAGCTCGGCGTGGTGGGCGTCGCGCTGCTCGGCGGCGCGGCCTCGGCCCTGGTCGCCTCGCTGATCGCCTCGCTGCTGCTCAACTACTACTTCATCCCGCCGGTGCACGCCTTCACCATCGGCGCGCCCAACAACGTGATAGCGCTGCTGGTCTTCGCGATGGTCGCGCTCACCGTCTCCACCGTGGTCGACCGGGCGACCAGGCTCACCGGGCGGGCCGCCAGAGCAACCGCCGAGGCCGAGACGCTCTCCGCGCTGGCCGGCACCGTGCTGCGCAGCCAGGACTCGGGCC
It includes:
- the kdpB gene encoding potassium-transporting ATPase subunit KdpB; amino-acid sequence: MSSTLTPAPVDQAQAAEQPHRVSSGLLDPKLIIASLPDAVKKLDPRVMIKNPVMFVVEVGSVVTTIDAIAKPSVFAWAITVWLWLTVIFANLAEAVAEGRGKAQADTLRRTKTETMARRLVNWPTSQAEEEVAGTELRLGDHVVVEAGQIIPGDGDVVEGVASVDESAITGESAPVIRESGGDRSAVTGGTKVLSDKIVVKIASEPGKSFIDRMIALVEGAARQKTPNEIALNILLASLTIVFLVTVAALQPMAAFAGAPQTLIVLVSLVVALIPTTIGALLSAIGIAGMDRLVQRNVLAMSGRAVEAAGDVNTLLLDKTGTITLGNRQAAEFLPATGVESDELADAAQLSSLADETPEGRSIVVLAKTEYGLRARAQGELTNATWVPFTAQTRMSGVDLDEADGIHSVRKGAAGSVTRWVAENGGTVGDDIAQLVDGISAAGGTPLVVANKIGNAPARALGVIYLKDVVKEGMKERFDELRRMGIKTIMITGDNPLTAKAIAEEAGVDDFLAEATPEDKMALIKKEQEGGKLVAMTGDGTNDAPALAQADVGVAMNTGTMAAKEAGNMVDLDSNPTKLIEIVEIGKQLLITRGALTTFSIANDVAKYFAIIPAMFASVYPGLQHLNIMDLHSPKSAITSAIIFNALVIIGLIPLALRGVKYRPSDASSLLRRNIGVYGFGGLIVPFIGIKLIDLVVQFIPGLR
- a CDS encoding APC family permease gives rise to the protein MRSEELGETLLPKRLALPIFASDPLSSVAYATEEILLVLTVGGTAFLYLTPWIAAGVVALMAVVVLSYRQVVHAYPDGGGSYEVVTQNLGARSGLVVAASLMVDYVMTVAVSVASGVDNIISAFPSIGDARVPMACGFVALLAAMNLRGVRESGKAFAAPTYMFIFGILLMVITGFIKMAFGHTPVASSAHYAIMPTDHNGTLAGIALLMLGLKAFASGCTALTGVEAISNGVPAFRKPKSKNAATTMAVMGITAVVMFVGITALALVAKVHKTTDTCQLVGYPGDCHTASQPTVIAQLASSIFGGDHSVLFYFIQAATALVLILAANTAFNGFPLLASILAQHRYLPRQFHTRGDRLAFSNGIIALAVVNILLLWGYKANVSNLIHLYILGVFTSFTLSQIGMVRHWNEVLGTTSDPSVRARAQRSRVINAFGACVTGLVFVIVMATKFLEGAWLAVLAAIVLFTMMRGIRRHYDAVAEELTVDDPHAEAVRPSKVHGIVLVSKVHKPTLRALGYAEAFRPDTLEAVSVAVEKESIDELKEQWNEFDIRVPLKVLDSPYREITKPVVAYVRSVRRTSPRDAVAVFIPEYVVGHWWEHFLHNQSALWLKSRLLFTPGVMVISVPWQLSSAPRADHPARRGPGAMRRGEPAAKNRSKERDKIVAPENV
- a CDS encoding sensor histidine kinase; translated protein: MARDLASAAPPRRGRLRVYLGSAPGVGKTYRMLDEARRRQERGADVVVGYIECHGRKHTESMLQGLDVMPRLHRSYRGTEFTEMNVEAVLERRPAVVLVDELAHTNIPGGKNAKRWQDVEDLLAAGLDVITTVNIQHLESLNDVVQKITGTPQRETVPDEVVRRADQIELVDMAPQALRRRMAHGNVYKAEKVDAALSNYFRVGNLTALRELALLWVAGRVDEGLRDYRAEHNIDRVWETRERVVVALTGGPEGETLIRRAARIADRTAAGQMLAVHVTRSDGLAGASPGALANQRRLVETLGGSYHVVVGDDIPSALLGFARANDATQLVLGTSRRGRVARFLTGPGIGETTVDESEDIDVHMVTHEFTGRGRLPKLGRRHSRRRTVAGFTLGALLPFGLTAVLSQLHGTLNLTTDALLFQLGVVGVALLGGAASALVASLIASLLLNYYFIPPVHAFTIGAPNNVIALLVFAMVALTVSTVVDRATRLTGRAARATAEAETLSALAGTVLRSQDSGQGGGSAIPTLLEHSRNTFGLDSVALLSRESGEVIARSDASGDGAAETESTEVPVGSDALLILTGRRLTADQHRLLTAFSAHVAAALERDRLAAVAAEVEPIKAADKMRTALLAAVSHDLRTPLAAALASVGSLRSPDVEFSPEDQAELLATADESLIRLNRLVDNLLDMSRLQAGALTLHLGPVHVDEVLPRALDSLANPDAPVQPIDLELVPAVLADAPLLERVLANVITNALRYNAPGAPVLVSASTHLDQVQIRIADRGPGIPAADRDRVFLPFQRLGDTDNTTGVGLGLALSRGLAEAMGGTLEVEDTPGGGTTMLLTLPTATEEDEAP
- the kdpA gene encoding potassium-transporting ATPase subunit KdpA encodes the protein MSSTLAGWLQALALVGALALCYRPLGDYIAKLLTTAKHLRVERGIYKVIGVDGDADQRWPSYLRSVLAFSVVGILFLYGLQRVQNHLMLSLGFKAVGQHSAWNTAISFVTNTNWQDYSGEATLGHVVQMSGLAVQNFVSAAVGIAVVATLIRGFTRSKTDRVGNFWVDLTRINLRLLLPLSIVFALVLVSQGLIQNFHGFHDITTITGDTQSIPGGPVASQEVIKELGTNGGGFFGANSAHPFENATGFTNWLEIFLLLVISFSLPRTFGKMVGDNRQGYAIVSVMALFWTASAALMTFFETHGGGVALKAAGAAMEGKEVRFGVWATSLFASSTTLTSTGAVDGAHDSLTPGGGGVALFDMMLGEIAPGGTGSGLYGMLVLAIVAVFVAGLMVGRTPEYLGKKLGGREMKFASLYILTTPAIVLIGTGLAMALGGERANMGNDGAHGFSEVLYAFTSAANNNGSAFGGLTVTSPWWDTALGLAMVFGRFLPIIFVLALSGSLAQQQPVPATKGTLPTHKPLFVGLLSGVVLIVVGLTYFPALALGPIAEGLH
- the kdpC gene encoding K(+)-transporting ATPase subunit C translates to MSKPLPTSVRTHFSALRMLLVLTVILGIAYPLLVTGISQVAFSQKANGSIVKDAGGKEIGSSLLGQNYNLPKKDPNDPKEVAQPDPKFFQPRPSAAGYDPHGSAATNLGPNSDTLLKSVNDARAAIAAFDGVDPASVPADAVTSSGSGLDPDISVAYANEQVDRVAKARNVSVDAVKALVSKYTDGRSLGFLGNPGVNVVLLNNAVNELK
- the kdpF gene encoding K(+)-transporting ATPase subunit F produces the protein MSVENLAGLIVAVVLVGYLVVALIYPEKF